Part of the Longimicrobiales bacterium genome, ACGTGCACGATCGCTACCGTGCGACCCGCAAAATCGTAGCGTCCCAGGTGATGTCGGGTACCGCAGCCGCTCACGGCAAGCACGCCCGCGAGCGCCACTGCATACCACCACTGCATGCTCCTGTACCGCCGCATGCCTGCCTCCACTGATGGAGTGTCGGGGCGCGACACGACAGCCAGCGCCCGGCGCCGGGCCTGATCCGCCTCACCCGGTTCACCCCCTGCTACTGCCACAACGGGGCCGCAGGTTCCCCGTGCGCGGAAACAAATGTGGTGGAGCGCGCTAACTCGTTCCACCATAAGGCTCGACATGATGGCGGTACCGCCCGCGCGCCACACGGCAGCGGACGTATGGTGCGAACTGTTTAGCCGCTACCGCGCGAAAAACGCAGAATGGTCGCGGCGTGGCGGTCGTCCCGGCACAGGTGCGCGTTCTCGCGAGCCGGCGGACCGCCGTTTAACTTGGCTGTATGACAACAACCGATTCGAACGGGCCGCGCGCAGACGTGCGGCTGTCGCAGCTGTCTCATGGCGCGGGGTGCGCGTGCAAGCTCGGTTCAGCCGAGCTCGCGCAGGTGCTGCGCAATCTGGTGCCCTACGCCGACCCGGCCGTCCTCATCGATGCGAGCACGACCGACGATGCGGCCGTGTATCAGATCGACGAGAACCGCGCCCTTATCGCGACGGTGGACTTCTTCACGTCCATTGTGGACGACCCATACGATTTCGGACGGATCGCCGCCGCGAACGCATTGTCCGATGTATATGCGATGGGCGGACGGCCGCGTTTCGCGCTCAGCCTGGTCGGATTCCCGCGCGACCTGCTCGGCCGCGGCATCCTCGAGGAGATCGTGCGCGGCGGCGGCGACATCGCGCTCGAGGCGGGCATCGCCGTGATTGGCGGCCACTCCGTCGACGATGCGGAGCCCAAGTTCGGCATGTGCGTGATCGGCGAAGCGGATCCCGCCATGATCACGCGCAACAGCGGCGCACGTGCTGGCGACGTGCTCGTTCTGACCAAACCCATCGGCACCGGCGTGATTGCTACGGGGATCAAGCGCGGACTCGCTTCAGAAGATGCGATCCGTGACGCCGTCGCGTGCATGACGACGCTGAACCGGGGCGCGGCCGAGGCCATGCTGCGCACGGGTGTCTCAGGCGCGACCGACATCACGGGCTTCGGGCTGCTCATCCACCTGCGCAACATGCTGCGCGCCAGCGGCGTCGCTGCGCGCATCGATGCGGCGGCTGTACCGCTCCTGCCCGGCACTGCCGAGCTCGCCGCCGCGGGCTGCATCTCGGGCGGTACGCGACGCAATCTCGAGGACGTATCGCCCGACGTCGCGTGGGACGACTCACTTTCCGAGCTCCAGCGCCTGCTCCTGTGCGATGCGCAGACGTCCGGCGGCCTGCTCATTGCCGTCGCGGCCGAGCGCGCGGAACAGCTCATCACAGAGCTGACAGTCGAGCTCACACCCGTAGCCGTCGTGGTCGGGGCCGTGGAGACGGGACCGCCCGGGGCCATACGCATTCTGGCGTAGCCGCTGTTCCGGCACTCTTCTTGACACAATGGGCCTTACCCCAGCAGAAGGAGCGTGTCGTGAAGAAGAACGAAGAGCAGAAGCCCGCGGGCTCGACCGGAGAAACCGAGCGGAAGCGCGACGAGACCGACAGCGAGCGCACCCGTACCGCCGAACGCCACGCGAAGGAAGGCCGGCCGGTGCATGAAGAGCGCTCGTCCCATGGCGATGACGTCGTAACGGAAGCCTCCGAAGACTCTTTCCCCGCCAGCGATCCGCCGTCATGGACGCCGACCACCAGCGTCGGCGGCGAAGACGACACGGACGGCAAGACCTGATTCGGCGGTTTGCGCCGGCCGTCAGCGACGGCCGGCGTCGCCAATTCTCTTGACATCC contains:
- the selD gene encoding selenide, water dikinase SelD, with the translated sequence MTTTDSNGPRADVRLSQLSHGAGCACKLGSAELAQVLRNLVPYADPAVLIDASTTDDAAVYQIDENRALIATVDFFTSIVDDPYDFGRIAAANALSDVYAMGGRPRFALSLVGFPRDLLGRGILEEIVRGGGDIALEAGIAVIGGHSVDDAEPKFGMCVIGEADPAMITRNSGARAGDVLVLTKPIGTGVIATGIKRGLASEDAIRDAVACMTTLNRGAAEAMLRTGVSGATDITGFGLLIHLRNMLRASGVAARIDAAAVPLLPGTAELAAAGCISGGTRRNLEDVSPDVAWDDSLSELQRLLLCDAQTSGGLLIAVAAERAEQLITELTVELTPVAVVVGAVETGPPGAIRILA